The DNA region AAActcaaaacaattaaaaaaaagaatcgCTGAATAAGGACATGCAAAATTGCAAATAAATCATACAAGAGATCTCATACACAAAATTGCAAATAGGATTAGAGTGTGCTTTTACGTCACTATAATGGAGTGACATTATCAAtcaattttttgtatttatttaaaaaaaattaagagataaTCTAAAGACAATAGAAAGTTCCAAATTTACAAAGtgaaataaaaatgtaatatataataataacattattaaaCATTACTACAACAACAGAATAAGACCATAATAGGATAGTGATATAATTCATAGTAGTACTCTTTTGCTACATGAacataaaattatgaaatgaCTTATGGTTTGGAAGAGAAGTGTCACATttagtaatataattatttcatcgaataataatattaataataatttgagGATAAAGTACGAATACAAATGGTGGAGAATTACCATCCATGAATCGCTAGAGATGTGATGGGATGCAAGAGAGATTTGCATACATGGCTAAAACCTTAATAAGTTGGCTGGTCGCTCAACATACCAAACTGAATAAATAAGAGAATAGGCATTATGTTATGTTctgtatatatttcttttttagggAAAGGTTTTCATTGTTATACATGGCATTCAGTCAACGGCTTCTTCACAGTAAAAGATGTAATAGTCGCTCTCGATTGCAGTGAGAGACTTTGGATGACAACATTGGACCATAACACACGGTGGCTGGCTCGCTGTGGGTCAACGTTTAGGTACAGTAAGTAGTAAACATTAACCCATGAATGGAGGAGTCTCTGTTCGGACTCTGTTCTAATGCCCCCATAAAACCACCATGCCATTACACATCAATAGACAAACCGAAAGTAATTTAAATATACAGCAATTAGTACCTTTAAGACAGGATTACAGTGACATACACTAGATAATTACATTTTCTCAGCAAATTAATCCTATGAAGCCAAAACTTGATAGCTAAGGCTGagcaaaagtttgaaaatcCAACACCAATTTTGACTCCACTACAGCTCTGAGAAGTtagagttggagttggagtttTTCTCCTTGGAAAGTCGGAGTTGGGGGCCAAGCGGAGCTGACTCCGACTCAGTTCCGATCCGACTCCGATGCTCTGACTCCGACTCTAACACCTCATTCTGACTCCGGCTTCGATTCCAACTCCaataatgtatatattttataaaaatatatgtatttttctatatagtaatcatataaatataaatataataatatgtaataataatatataaatactaaaatacttaataacatataacattgtaatactaatgtataatataatacaaagttAGAGTCAGATGACTACAATACCAACTCTGATCAGTCGGTGCTCAGCCATAATTAGAAACGCACCATTTAAATTGTTAAATGAGGCAAGCCATTCGGACTCAACTCAAAACGCACTGTTTCATTTAATCTAAACGGTGCATTTTAACTCCATGTAAGACATCATTCGTGGGGCTTCCCCAGTGTGCCTGCACTAGTTTTTCTTTTAGATGCCATAACGAAACGGTTCTGTATTGAAGAAACGCGTTTTGCTTTTACACCGGAGGCTGTTGTAACACGAGCAGACGCGTGTTTAACAAATTAACAATATTTATGTGAACGACTGTTTCACACAAAAAAGTATCAACGTTTTAACTTTTGCTATAGCTAACTAGAATGAGTTTCACACAAAAAAAAGTATCACACAAAAAAGCATTGACATACAAATTTGcttgtagcaaaactcatctaACAATCCTAACTAGAGACTGTTGCTTACCTCAAGGCAATAAATATTGTAGATTTCATTTTATACGTTGATGTCTAATAAAagaagtattataattataaatagatattataaaaataaatttataaatttacataatttatataatatattagatttattatatattgaaagtagtttaataatttaatttataacatcaaatcacgttaatttgtgagtttatttttataatattttttttaattaaaatatttttattttttattatattacatGTCTACTTGGATGCACTTTGAGCTTATCCTAACCTGATTAAGCTTTTTCTAGTATTGGGGACTAAATTACTTGATTGTGAATCTTTAATGATGTTTCTATTCTTTTATAAACTCCTACCTTGATTTGGCTTTTGTAACAACTAGGCTCAATCCAGAAGAAAATGGTGACGTTTTGGTAGGTAATCTTTCCCTTTCAGCTGCTCTCTCCTTcccatcaatttttttctctgcaTGTTTATCTCATTCCCCGTCACGTTCTCTCCCTATTCCCGCTATGAATTAACTCATCGTGCACCTCACTACATAATtgctctctctatttctctgaTTCTTCTGCCCAAACCCGACCTCTACCGCTCTGGATCCCCCCTCTCTCGTAGTTCTTAGTGTCAAATCGGAGCTCCTCACCAGCATTTATTGAACGACGTGCGCCAAAACTCATGGTTCTAGAGTTCTGGTAGCCTGAGTTCCTTTGTTCGAATTCTTGTTCGATGCCGCCGTTTCCTGCCTCTTCCTTTGCCCGAAGTTCCgcatatttgttttgttttgttctattCAGCATCTTAGAGTAATTATATTTTAGAgagatattaaaatttatatataaatttaagatataataattttaagcgTCAAAAATAACTCTACGGGCATTATAGGCTATAGCTTTTGTCatgctttttctttcttgttacgTCATAACGAATAAAGACGATCGAGTTGGATAACGACATTAAATAGCAAGAAACGTGATAAGATGGAATCACAATATGCACATCGATCTGCAATTAATCACATTCAGATCCTTACGTTCAATATGTTTTCTTAATTAGTCACATCATTACGACTAATCGGTCACTAGAGACAACCTGTTATTTTGGCGATGGGTTGTAAATGACACACCAAGTGACATCAAAGGGAGATCAAGTTCAAATTTCCTTCTAACCGATGGAGacgtttctttctctctctgttaGTGGTGGAAAGCCACAACTAGGACTTAAATATGTAATGCCGATGCTTGAAATTCTCTCGAACATAGTACAGATGAGCCaggttctctctttttctcgATCGTTCTGTAAACGGTGACTGTGAGCAGTAAATAGTTTTTAGCACTGCAACTCTTTGGTATTATAACATTAGCTTCATTGAGCAATATCGTGTACAGTCTCTATTTGTAACAGAgatttagataattttatttttaaaattataaaaatatccctcttaaaatattttttttattactcatTTGATAAAAGACATTCACATGCGATCATCGTTTAGAaactgcaaataaaatttcttaataacATAACTCATAacttgtatatagcattactatGTAACCCTTTCTAAGGTCCAGAGGCACTACGTACTAAGCTGAGTCTCTACACAACTTTGAAAGTACTAAAAACTCTTACATTGATGTAAAACCCACTAACCAAAACTACATATTAACATCCCAGGCGCGCAACACCAACGAAACATAAAGATCAATCAACTCAGTACTATCACCTACTACTGTACAGTAGAGACCTCTATTAATCTTGAATACCAACCTTTTGGACGTTAGTATAATCCTTCTAAGATATAAGAATTAACAGATCACGCAACTGTTAGGATCTTCCTCTGCGCTTCTTGCGTAATAAGGTGTGACCATGTAAGGATTATAGTTGTAGGCTGCGTACGCTTTCAAAAGCTCGGCCATATCATCCTTCTTTTTTTCATCTGCCTTCTTGGGCTcatccttcttcttctcagACTCTTTTGCTGGTCCAACAGAGAGTATCTCTGTGTGATAGAGCTTCCTCAACTTGCTCACTATATCAACCGGATCGATGTCCCCGATAACCGTCAATTTCTTGTCCTTCAAGTCCGAGGTGATGGAATCAACGCCTACGGAATTACAGCACAAAACCAGCCAAATTTGTCAGTTTGGCTAGCATGTATACTTTACTATCTACTGGGTGTTCTTGCTTTAAATAAAGGAAacgttaaaaaagaaataaaatgaaccGATTACATGAGTAGTCATAATACAGAGACAGCCAAACAAAGGACTTAAAAGTGGAATCACAAAGAAGTAAAATTCTATACCTGAAAGGCCAGACACTGCCCTCATGGCCTTTTGCTTTCCTTTGTCATCATTCAGATCCACTTTCAAAACCACTTTCTGTCATAAAACATGATAGAGCTCTATTCAGAGTTTTGTAAATTAgagaatcataaaaataaaactaacaaatGGTTAGGGAACCGATAAGGTTTTGTCATCGGGGAGAGAAAAACAGGAAGACAAAAAAGGTCTTGTAAGGGCGGAGACAAGGAGAGCGAAAGAGAGATAGAGCTTGAGGGAGATCAGGAAGATTCTTACCTTCATTGCTGAAAGGTTCGAGGGATACCAGAAGTATATTAGATAAAGTTGCAGGTCCCGaagcaaagaaaagaatattacAGAATTCAAGAAAGAAAAGTCTAACTGATCACTTGGAGGCTAGAAGGACCTTTGGACGGATTTATATTGAGCGGAGGAACCAAGAAAGAGTACGTGTCCAGTCAAGGCTGCTGATTGTCTATGGTCAATAAATAGTCATGCGTGTGGACCAACGTTGAAAGGGTCAACCATTATGTGGATATGGAAGGTTGGATACGTTAGTTGCTCAGCGTTTTGCATTTCCAACGTGCAAACTGCAGACGACATCGTATGAAACTTCTGCCTAATTgatcttctttccttttccttctgtTTTTTTTCGACTTTTTCCAAAAAAAGAATCTCAA from Carya illinoinensis cultivar Pawnee chromosome 6, C.illinoinensisPawnee_v1, whole genome shotgun sequence includes:
- the LOC122313002 gene encoding heavy metal-associated isoprenylated plant protein 39-like, translated to MKKVVLKVDLNDDKGKQKAMRAVSGLSGVDSITSDLKDKKLTVIGDIDPVDIVSKLRKLYHTEILSVGPAKESEKKKDEPKKADEKKKDDMAELLKAYAAYNYNPYMVTPYYARSAEEDPNSCVIC